The Musa acuminata AAA Group cultivar baxijiao chromosome BXJ2-2, Cavendish_Baxijiao_AAA, whole genome shotgun sequence genome contains the following window.
TGGTATAGTATTgtggttgaaagaaaaaaataaagacaatCCTCGTTTTTCTACTTATGTAAAGAGGTTGAAGGTAAGCTATCGTAAATAATCCTAAAAAGGttaagaaaaaattattagaGATTGTCTTCGTATAATTAATATATTCTGTAGAATAATTTATCCCTTTACGATTGAGTATAAGAGCTCACATTCAATATAGctaagataaaattattttttgataacTTATAGCAACCAATATGAACGTGCATTTAAATGAAACTTTACATTGTTGGGTTGTCTAATTGACCCGGTTTTGTTTGGATCAACTGCAACCCGATTTTGTTTGTGAGACGATCTAATCAATTATTATATTAGATTTCAGATACTTCTAAATACTCGATCAATCATTAATCATTATATGAATTTGAATATGCTGCTAAAGATTTCGACCAGTTCCAAAACTCGAATAATTaacttaattatatttataattaataaaatacatCAAAATCTTTATAATACAAATCAAaatgtttataataaaaaatacacATGATATATAATaaacattttataataaaaaaaaatcattattttaaGTGTTCGACACAACATATTATATATACTTGGATAAGTTCATAATTGGGATACTGATACTAATTATAGATTAcactatataattaattatctttagtgtTTCGATTTTTATATTCTTAAAAgttacaaataaaaataagacGTTTAAATCCTTTTACAgggttaaaaaaataattttataagattacaaataaaaaaagattttattagaataatgatgttaaatattttatttttataagtatatGGATCTTAATGTAATATTTTGGTTTGCCGGTAGTTAATCGGAGGATAATACTTAATTAGCGCCGGATACTGTGATAGCTTGGACGGACACGTGGCGATACATCAGAAATCCTATTTTCGTTATATCGGGCTTCCAACATCTACAGTCCGTTTAATTTCATCTGCAAGAACCACGGTAAGGACCGAGAGATGGAGTCGATGGTCTCCTTCATCACCGGGCCGACCCTCGCgtcgtcttcctcctctttcttggaAGCACGAACCCTCCGGACCTTGTTTTCTGGCGGACGAGGTATGGACTCTGAGGAGCTCGCGCTCCCAGCCGTTTTAACTTCGATTAGGGTTTATCTTCGCCGTCGAACGAGATCATATTAGGAACTAAGTTTTCTACAGGTGCCATCGGATTGTGGTCCACAATATTTAGGACTAAATTGGCCCTTTTTCTGTGAAATAGGAACTCAATTATTCCCTGTTTACGAATGTTAGCCATGACACTACTAGTGGCTGTAGGCCTGATTGTTCTGGTGTAAGTCTTATCTCGTGTAGAAAGGCATCTAGCTATTTATTGGAGTGGGACTTATTCTTCTTCTCTACTTTCTCGAATAAGCAACTGATCAATGATCATAAAaagaaaaggatgattttttcTTTGTTTGGGTTTTCGttcaaaaaatatatctatgTAATGGCAAAAACTCTAACTTGAATATACTGTCACTTTTGTAAGGAAGATTTTGCTCATATATACCATTTGTTGGTTCGTCATTTTTATACAATATAATCAGCGTGCATGTTTGCTGGCTTATTCATGTATTTTGATTCCTTTGCGTTGTACAGGAACCAGTATTGTACAAAAGAACATTGTTATAGTATCTAGGAAGTTGTCAGGACTTGAAGAGGCCATGCGAATCAGGAGGTACTAGATCTGTTGTTAGTTCTGCTGTAGTGTTGGAATTGGCTGGGTATCTTAATTATATTTTACTTAAAGGTCTAGGGAGCTCCAAAGTTCAGGTAAAGCAACAAAAAGGCCTCCGTTGAGACGTGGAAAAGTGTCAGGACCACTTCCAGTTCCAGAGCACATTCTTAGACCTCCTTATGTGGGTACAAAACTCTTGCCTGAGATTTCTAGTGAACATCAGATACATGATGAGGAGGGTATTGATCGCATGAAGGCTGCTGGTGAGCTTGCTGCACGCGTTTTAGACTTTGCAGGGACATTAGTCAGGGTAAGTGTGAATTTCACAATATTAGGATTTAGGACTTAGTTCAGATATTATGGTATACTGCTAAGTGCTTTAAAGCAGTAGTGCAGTATCTCTGCAGTTTCTTTTGTGTAGTCACGTTGTTTGATAATGTAGAACTTCCTGTCATCCTCCATTGAGTTACTTTATATTTAAGGACCTTAATGATCATTTATGCTAAAAGATCCAATTGTTCTCCTGTATTTGATAGAATAACTGGCCTTGTGTTCCCCTTGGTTGTTACCCTTAAACTATTTTTTAAATACTTCGAAACTTTTATTGTATCCTGTACTCTCATTGTTTAAGGAACTTAATATAGAAGTAGGAGTCCATCTACATCCTCATGTCCCATGTTCCTTGGAAGAATGATAGGATTTGATTGGATTTAGCATATGTCTCTTTTTTGCAACAAAAACATCTTTCCTTGGGAGAATGATAGGATGGGCCTCCTATTTACTTCTCTTCAAGGAAAGGTAGTACTCCCAAGAGAACAAGAGGGGAAGAAAGAGAGACAactaaatttgattttattacaaACAAGGATAATATCAATTAACCATGCCTCTCTGGCTTACAAGCTCACTAATTTATAGGATCTATAGAAGAAAATGTTGATGTCATCACCCCACAAAAAATGTCTAAAAGAGGCCTCTTGAACTCTCAAAACATGTATCCTAAAAGAAAATAATTCACTTAATCTATATTATAGCCATTTATTGTCACATAGAAATCTTTGTTCTTTTGTAGAATAACTTCAAATATACATCAACCAATTGCATCCTTCTAGTAAGAATGACACATTATTAGCATGTCTCTGTACCAGCCATCAGTAACAACAGACGAGATTGATAAAGCAGTGCACAAGATGATAGTTGATGCTGGTGCTTATCCTTCCCCGCTTGGATATGGTGGTTTTCCAAAAAGTGTTTGTACATCAGTTAATGAATGCATGTGCCATGGAATACCTGATTCTCGCCAGCTACAGGTTCAGAAATAGGAGAATTGTCATATTCTTAACATTAAACAAATATTTCCCTTTCACAGATAACTTTTTCTCTTATGCAGGATGGTGACATAATAAACATAGATGTGACAGTCTACCTGAATGTATATTCCTTTCTCATTCTCTGGGATCATTTCCTTTCTAATATTTTTTCCTTCCATATATTCAAGAAAAATGGGAACTCACATAGATTTATCTACTGACTTCTTATCATTCGGATATTAAAAGTTTTTTTGCCTTTGATTCAGGGTTACCATGGTGACACATCAAAAACATTTTTATGTGGAAATGTTGATGAACCTACAAAAAGACTTGTAAAGGTATTCTGTTACTTCTTTGTAGCACAAATAAATTATGTTATTAGCATCGTGGTAGTTAAATTACTAGA
Protein-coding sequences here:
- the LOC135605312 gene encoding methionine aminopeptidase 1B, chloroplastic-like: MESMVSFITGPTLASSSSSFLEARTLRTLFSGGRGTSIVQKNIVIVSRKLSGLEEAMRIRRSRELQSSGKATKRPPLRRGKVSGPLPVPEHILRPPYVGTKLLPEISSEHQIHDEEGIDRMKAAGELAARVLDFAGTLVRPSVTTDEIDKAVHKMIVDAGAYPSPLGYGGFPKSVCTSVNECMCHGIPDSRQLQDGDIINIDVTVYLNGYHGDTSKTFLCGNVDEPTKRLVKVTEECLHRAISICKDGVSFKKIGKKISELAERHGFSVVERFVGHGVGKVFHSEPIILHHRNDNPGYMVEGETFTIEPILTMGSIECITWGDNWTTVTADGSLAAQFEHTILITQKGAEILTKY